A segment of the Coffea arabica cultivar ET-39 chromosome 8c, Coffea Arabica ET-39 HiFi, whole genome shotgun sequence genome:
cacttcTCTATGACAAGGCCCTTCACTTCACTGGCAAAGTCTTGGTGATTTCTCCGAGTTCTTTTTGGGAGTCTCTTCTTTACTGGTATGAATAtaaggaggaaaaagagggctcttgttgccttttttttttatatgataCTACTAGCATATTTTGATTTGGTCAAGAAGAGTCATTAGTCACAAGACTCAAGCAGCAGCAACTGTGCTGGTGCGGAAATTGCAGTCTTGTTTGTTGGGAGAGGTTGATTTTCTCTGGTCCTTTTTTCTCAATGCCCTCATTGAAGCGGAGAGGTTCCAACTCTTCTCCTTGGATTCATCCATCTCTATTTGCTCTTGTCTACACTCTTCACTACAGAATGGAGTATCACCTCTGCAATATAGACAAAAGAACAAGGTACAGATCAAAATCAGTACCCAAATCTCAAAAAACAATTAAACCAGCggaatattaaaacagaaaaatcttgaTGACCCTCTTCCTCGATCACAGCGAATAGCTAGAAATGAGTTATAATAATCAGAAACAACCATCAAGTTCAAGACTTCAATAGCTATTTCCTTGTATTCTGATCATTAAAAGTAGAGAAAAACGCCAAATTTTAGGCACTAACTTCTCCCCCTTGTACCACTGGTTGGGAAAAAAGAATTCAAGATTGAATTTTTAACACTGAAACCAGGTCCAAATTTTAGCACTGAAACCAGGTCCCAAGAAGGCATGTTGAACATAAAATAAACCTAGGCACTGGGGGGGAAAAGATTGAATTTTCGGCAAACTTTATCACAAAGAGAATCGAATACAGCTCAGCAGTTAAAAGAGTGTTTCTCGCAGTCTTACGACGAGAATTCAGTCTAATAATATCAGATTTAAACAAGACACACActttaatcatatgaaaacataaATTTTCTCCAAGAAATAATGAGAAAGCTTAATCAAATCAGTGTGGACTAACCTGTACATGAAGATATCTCTATTGCTGCCAAGAGGTTTTTTGCACAGAAAACAAGCATCCAAGAAATGGGcttggtggggttcttcataaAATCTCATAGTACTATTGCCAGCAGCAGATCTTGGAGAGGAGACAAAAGCAGACGAAAGTGAAGGAATACGTCTCAAACTGCTTCTTCTTTGCATAGCACCGTAATAAATTGGTCTAGAAACCAAAGGGTAGTTGTGATGGCTCCCTGAGAATCCAGCTTCCATATCTGCTAGTGAAGCAAGTCCATCATCTTCTTCGACAAAGCAATGCCTTTTCACTGATTTTGCCGAGTCCATAGACAAAATTTGTGTgtattcttttagttttatagAATAGAAGATTTTACCTGGGCGAGGAGAAG
Coding sequences within it:
- the LOC113703988 gene encoding FCS-Like Zinc finger 2, encoding MDSAKSVKRHCFVEEDDGLASLADMEAGFSGSHHNYPLVSRPIYYGAMQRRSSLRRIPSLSSAFVSSPRSAAGNSTMRFYEEPHQAHFLDACFLCKKPLGSNRDIFMYRGDTPFCSEECRQEQIEMDESKEKSWNLSASMRALRKKDQRKSTSPNKQDCNFRTSTVAAA